Part of the Halobaculum halobium genome, CTCGGTGATCGCCTCGTCGTCGACGGCGACGGCGGTGCCGCCGGTCTCGCGGATGCCCGGCAGCGCCTTCGGCGCGTTCACCGGGTTGCCGATGCGGATGGCGGTCGCGCGCGTCTCCACGTTTTCCCAGCGGCGGACCTCGTCGTTGCCCTCCTCGATGGCCTCGACCATCGGCGCGGCGCCGGCGGCCTGCACGCCCGTCAGCTTCGGCACCTCGTCGGCGTCCATCGCGCCGGCGGCGACGAGTTCGCGGAACGCCTTGAACAGCGCCGAGGTGTTGCCCGCGTTGCCGACGGGGAGGACGATCCGGTCGGGGAACGTGCCGTAGTCGTCGCGGAACTCCTCGAGGATCTCGAAGCCGATCGTCTTCTGGCCCTCTAGGCGGAAGGGATTGAGCGAGTTGAGGAGGTACACCTCGCCCCGGTTCGCGAGGTCCTGCACGATGTCGAGGCAGGCGTCGAAGTTGCCGTCGACCTCCAAGATTCGGGCGTCGTGGAGGCTCGCCTGTGCGACCTTCCCGGCGGCGACCTTCCCGGCGGGGAGGAGGACGAGCGTCTCCATGCCCGCGCGGGCGCCGTAGGCGGCCAGCGCGGCGGAGGTGTTGCCGGTGGAGGCGCACGCGAGGCGGCCGACGCCGAGCTCGCGGGCGACGCGGACGCCGACGGTCATCCCGCGGTCCTTGAACGAACCGGTGGGATTCATGCCCTCGTGTTTGATCCGGAGGCGGTTCACGCCGACGTCCTCGCGCAGGCGGGGAACCTCGTGCAGTGGGGTGTGCCCCTCCGGGAGCGAGACGCCCTCCTCGAAGGGAAGCGCGGCCGAATACCGCCAGACGCCCTCGCCGGAGAACTCGTCCCACGCGGGCGGGTCAGCGTAGCGGACCTCCAGCAGGCCGTCGCAGTCGTCGCAGGTGAAGCGGACCTCGTCGAACGGGGCGAACTGCCCGCCGCAGGCGATACACTCCAGCCAGACGCCGTCGTCGGCGACTGACGGGGCGTCTTGCGTCGGCGCGTCGAGAGAGAGGCTCATGAGGTAGCGGTCGAACTCGCCGGGTAAAAGTCGGCCGTTCGTGGCGGGTAGTGCCAGCCGGGGCTCGACGGAGAGAGAGGTTCGCGGACGACCGCCGCGCGGCGCACCCTCGTCGGCAGGGACCGCGGGCTACCCGTCGCCCGCCTCGCGCTGCTCGTCGAACGTCTCGATGACTTCGTGGACGGTCTCGGCCCACTCGTCGAGCGCCCCGTGGAGGAGCTCTTTCGCCTCCGGCAGCGGCGTCGCGGTGTACTGATACACGTAGCCACCGGGGTCGAGCAGTCGTCGCTCGCGCTCGGCCAGCCCCTTCTCCAGCAGCGTCGTGAGCGAGCGGTTCACGTTCGATCGATCGCGTTCGAGGACGCCGGCCAGTTCTTCGACGGTGCTTCCGGGGTTGTCGAGCAACCGGAGGTACGTCCGACTCTCGTGCTTCTGAATGCCGAAGACGCACGCCATCACGTGCCCGAAGCTGGGATCGTTCGTGTCGATGAGGTCCTCCATGTCCGGCGCGTCGCTCATGTCGGGTCACCCGACGACCGCGCCGCGAATAAACCCCGGCGGTCGCGGCGACCGGGCGGCAACGCGACCGTCCGGTACCGAGACAGCACGTCGCGACTGACCTCGCCGCGCTCACTCGGCGGTCAGCGCTCGTCTCACTCGTCCTGCTTCGCGTAGCCCATCTTCTTGATGCAGGTGACCATTCCGGCCTCGTCGTCGTGTTTGTGCAGCCGCGTCGGCGTGTCGCAGTAGAACGTCTCGCCGTCGTGACGGAGCGTGAGCGTCTGCTCGCTCCCGAACAGATCGGCGGTGACGACGACCCGCCGCCCCTCCCAGAGCTCGTCGATGATCTCCTCGGCAGTGAGCTCGCCGGCGTCGACCTCCAGTGGTTTCATGTCCGGGCATGAGCGGGGCGTGGTAATGTTTCTTGTCTCCTGGTCGCTAATGTCCGGCGTGAACGTCCGCACTATCGATCACGTGAACCTCCGAATTCCCGCCGACGGGCTGGCGGACGCCGGCGCGTTCTACGCCGACGGACTCGGCTTCGAACTGGAAGGCGTCGACCGCTTCGAGGCGGGCGAGAAGCCGTTCTTCGACGTCCGACTCGCTCCGGAACACGTGATCCACCTGTGGCCGACCGACGAGTTCGAGCCGCCGACGGCGACGAACTACGACCACGTCGCGCTCGTCGTCGAAGCAGACGTTGCGACGGTCACCGAGGCGCTCGCCGACGCGGGGATCGAGGTGGAACGGCGGCTCGACAGTCCGCTGGGGGCGACGGGCGAGGCGGGCGCGGTGTACGTCCGCGACCCGTTCGGCTACCGCGTGGAACTGAAGGAACCGGTCGAATAGGGCCCGGCGCCGGCGTCGACGACCGTGCCGGTGACCGCGTGCGAACCGAGACGCAGTCCGCTCTGCCCGTGCGCTGCTTCGAATCTGCCTCCGAAGGAACCGGCCGCCGGAGCGGCCTCAGTTCGTTGTCGGGTCCTTCGAATCTGCCTCCGAAGGAACCGGCCGCCGGAGCGGCCTCAGTTCGTTGTCGGATTCGACTCTCCGTCGCTCCCGTCTTCGACCGTCTCGACCGGCGCCTCCGCGCCCTCCGCGGCCTCGGACGCCTCGACGACCTTCTGGGTGTCGACGTGCCACCGGTCGACCTCGTCCTCGTACGACGAGAGCCGCTCGGACACCGCGGACTTCAACCGGTCGTCGTTGACGTTCACCTCGAAGATGAACTCCGGGCCGCCCTCCCCGCGGGTGGACTTCTGGATGTTCGCGGAGACGAGTTCGTTGTCGAAGTAGTACGGCGCGATCTGTGTCATCACGCGCTGGTACACCGTGTTCTCGAGCTTTCGAACGGCCTTGCGCCCTGCGGAGTCGGCCGCGCGCGCGACGTGGTCGATGGAGTCTCTCCACGAGTCGAGCGCGCCGTCGTTGTCGCCGTTCTCGACGTGCTCGTACGACTCGGAAAGCTTCTCGCCGGCCGTCTGGAGGTCCTCCTCGGGTGTCTTTCCCTCCTGCTCGCCTTTCCCCTCGGCGACGCTCGCCTGTTCGGCGGTCTTCTCGTTCACGTCCTCGCCGAGGCGCTCGTGGGCCTTGGGCCGCCACTCGTTCCAGGCCTCGAACGCCTCGGAGTACTCCTCGGAAGCACCGGCGTCTTGGAGCGCGCGAGTGATGCGTTCGCCGTGCTCGACGGCGTCCCCCCACTCTCCGCGCACCTTGAAGCCGGAGATGCTCTCTTCCATGCGATTAGCAGCCGCGTACGCCCTGGAGCCGTATAAGGGTCCCTCTGTCGTCGCGCGAAGGTCGGATGCGAGACGGACTCGCGCCCCCACGTTCCCCCGACCCGCGCTGGTTCCGGGTCAGCGTCGTCCGTAGGTGAGGCGGGTCCCGAGGTCGTCGAGCGCGGAGGCGACGCTGCTGAACCACGCGGTCGGCGACGTCCGTCGGAGGTCTCCCTCGTCGAGTTCGATCCGTTCGTCGCCGAACGGATCGCGGTCGGCGGCGCCCTCACCGTCCTCCGTCGCGTCCACGACCGTCGTCATCGAACACCGGCCGCACGTTTCACGATCGCCGTGTCCCATGGTACTTGGTGACAACATTGGTGACGACGAGCATAAACCCTCGGCTCCGGCGCCGGCGACCGCGTCGGCGTCGGACGACGGGCTTTTCATCCCCGTGAGCCTCCCGCGAGGTATGGGTTACCACGTCATCGATCCCGACGAACTAGCGGCCGTCCCGGACCGACCGTGCGAACTCCGCCGCGTGAGCGAGGCGGCGGAGTTCGAGCAGATGGTCGCCAACTGGTTTCGAGCGGATCCCGGCGAGGACGTTCCCCTGGCGTACCACTACCACGACGATCAGGAGGAGTTGTTCTACGTGATCGCGGGCACGCTCCACGTCGAAACGCCCGATGAGACGTTCGAGGTGCCGGAGGGATCGTTGTTCGCCGTCGAGCCGGACAGCCCCCAGCGCGCGCACAACCCCGCCGACGCCGACGACCCGGTGACGCTGCTCGCGGTCGGCGCGCCCGCCGTCGACGACGTCCACCCGTACGAGCCGGAGGAGTAAGATGAGCGAGGACGATCGGGAGAAGCACGCCGACGCCGATGGCTCCGGCGGCGGGGTCGACCCGGGGACGGCCGACGACGGCGCCCTCGGCGGGAGAGCGGAGCCGCGGACGGACGAGCACGGCCGGATTCTCGACGGCGCCGCCTACGAGGACGTCCCCGTCTGGGACGACGAGTACCTCGACCGCGCGAGCGACCGGCTCATGTTCAACTACGACCTCGAACGCGACTACCGCGTTCGCGGGGAGCGCTTCGACCTCTACGGGCTGATGCGCATCGAATCACAGAAGCAGTTCTTCCACCCGTCGCTCGGCTACGGCGACCACCACAGCGACGAGTACCTGTTCGCCCGCCGGCAGTCGTCCGTGACGGTCGGCGAGCTGGAGCGGATCGTCCAGTTGGGCCACGCTCTCGCCGACGAGCGTGTCGAGGGCGACGAGGAACACTACGGGACGGACCTCTCGTTCGTCATCATCGTCCCGGAGATCCCCGAGGACGTGCGGGAGTTCGTCGTCGACTTCCGCGAGCGACAGCTCCTGAAGTACGGCTACTTCGGCCACTACGAGATCAACCTCGGCGTCGTCTCGCCTGACCGCGAGGCGGCGGTCGCGAGCCGCGAGGCCGACGTCGTGTCGGCGTTCGCGCTGTGGGACGAGGTGCCCGAGCGCCGCTCTCAGCGCGGGTACATCACGCGGCTGGTCGGGACGGTCCGCGAGAAGCTCCTCGGCTGAGGCGCGCGCCTTACAGGGCGTCCTTGTACGCCTCCAGCGTTTCGTCGATGTCAGCCTCCGTGTGCGCGTACGAGACGAACTGCGACTCGAACTGATTGGCGGTGAGCCAGATCCCACGCTCTTTCATCTCCTGCCAGAACACGCGCTCCCAGCGCTCGGTCGCCGCCGCGGCGGTGTCGGCGCCGGTTTTCGGGCAGGTCTCGAACCGGGGACACGACTCGCGCTGACGACAGCCGCCGCCGCAGTGGTTCTCGAACGTTTCGGGCGCCCCACGGGTGAACATCGTCTTGAACATGGAGTCGGTGCCGACGACGGTGTACTCGGGCGCCTGGTCCTCGCAGATGTCTTGGATCCCGGACCGAAGCCGATCCCCGAGGGCGTTCACGTGATCGTACACGTCGTGTTCGGCGGCGTAGCGGAGGTACTCGTGGCCCGCGGCCATCGTGACCGGGTGCCCGGAGAAGGTTCCGGACTGGAACACGTCGCCGCTGGGGGTGAAGTGCTCGACGATCTCGGCGGGGCCGCCGATCGCGCCGACGGGGAAGCCGCCGCCGATGATCTTCCCGAAGGTGGTGAGGTCGGGCGTGACGCCGAACTTCCCCTGGGCACACTGGAGGCCGCCGACGCGGAAGCCGGTGATCACCTCGTCGAAGATCAGCAGCGAGTCGTGGTCGTCACAGAGGTCCCGCAGCGCTTCGTGATAGCCGTCGACGGGCATGACGATCCCGTAGTTCGCGAGGATCGGCTCGGTGAGCACGGCGGCGATCTCGTCGCCGTGTTCCTCGAACGCCTCGCGGATCGCCACCTCGTCGTTGAACGGGACGGCGATCGTGTGCTCGGCGAACTCGTCGGGGATCCCCGGCGACGAGGGATGGGTGTGGGAGGGGTCATCGCCTGCCTCGACGAGGGTGGACTCCTGGGCGCCGTGGTAGCCGCCCTGCATGACCACGATCTTGTCGCGGCCGGTGTACGCGCGGGCGAGGCGGACCGCAGAGACGGTCGCCTCGGTGCCGGAGTTGACGAACCGCAGCATCTCGACGCTGGGGACGTGGCGGGCGACGAACTCGGCGTGGTCGATCTCGATCTCCGTGGGGCCGCCGTACATCGGCCCCTGACTTGCGTGGCGCTGGACCGCGGACTGGACCTGCTCGGGAGCGTCGTGGCCGTACAGCAGCGGGCCGTACCCCATGACGTAGTCGAGATATCGGTTGCCGTCGGCGTCGATCACGTGCGCGCCGTCGCCGCGTTCGATCACGAACGGGTACGGCCGCGTCGCGCGGACCGACGAGTTCACGCCGCCGGCCAGCACCGAGAGCGCGCGGTCGTACAGCTCCCGCGATCGGTCGTGGTTCATACGCCGCCCTACGGGTGTGTCCCCGAAAGTAGTTTCTGGGTCGCGGCGGGCGCCGCCGCTATCGGTGTGGCGTGTCGGACAGAATCGGGTGACGACGCCGCGACGGGCTGGCGGACCGTCGCGGCGAGAGCCGGACGCGTCACCCGGCAGACGGCTACGGCGGCCGCGGAGGCGGTGACACGGAACGTGGCACGGTGGCGGGCGCGAGGAGGTGAGCACCAGTACCAGTGGGGTCCTCCGTCGCGTACCTCCGGCGGCCGCGTCCGCGCCGACTGCGAAAGCGGGCGTCCGGTCGTTTCGCTGCGCTGTACGTGGGTTCGTCGCTGCCGCGAGGCGGGGACGCTCAGACCGCGCTGCGTCCCTCCTCGCCGGTCCGGATCTGGTAGGCGTTCTCGACGGGCAGGACGAACACCTTGCCGTCGCCCTTCTCGCCGGTCTGTGCGGCGTCGCTGATCGCCGCTGCGACGTCCCCGGCCGGGATGTCCGCGACGACGCACTCGATCTTCACTTTCTGGTGGAGGTCGACCGTGTACTCCTCGCCGCGCCACTGGCCCTTCTTCGCGGGCTGGCTGCCGCGGCCGGAGACGTTCGTCACCGTCAGGGAGGGCGCGCCGACCTCCGCGAGGCCGGTCTTGACGTCCGAGAGCTTGTCCGGGCGGATGAACGCCGTCACCAGCTTGATCTCGCCGTCGTTTGCCTCGCCGCCGTCGGTGCGGATGATGTCGTTCTCGCCGCCGTCGGTGACGGTGTCGGGCTTGCCGAACTCGGGGTAGGTGTCGACGCCGTGTTCGGAGACGTCGAGGCCGTCGCGCTCGTGTTCGGGGGAGACGCGGGCCTGACCCACGGACTTGAACAGCCCGAACACCGCGCCGGTCGCCAGGATTGTCCACGCTGCGATGACGACGACGCCGACGACCTGTGCGGCCAGCAGGGTCGCGCTGAACCCGTCGACGTGGAAGAACGGGAGCAGGAGTGCGCCGACCACACCCGCCGAGCCGTGGACGGGGAAGACTGCACACACGTCGTCGATCTTCAGGCGCTTCTCGACGAACTCGAAGACGAAGGGAAGCTGTGCCCCGGCGATAAGGCCGGAGATGATGCCCCCGTACCAGACGACGACGTTCGCGGAGGCAGTCACGCCGACCAGGCCCGCCAGCAGCCCGTTTGCGACGTACAGCGTGTCGACCTTGCCGGATTTGTACAGCGCGGCCAGCCCGGCACCGACGGCCCCTGCGGCCATGCCGAGCGTAGTGTTCAGCGCGACGCGGCCGACGTAGTCGAACGCACCGAGCACGAGCGAACCGTCCTGAACGGCGAACACCGTCGCGGCCGTCCCGACGTTGAATCCGTACCAGCCGAACGCGAGGATCAGCGTTCCCAGCGCCGCGAACGTCATCGAGTGGCCGGGGATGACGTTCGTCGAGCCGTCGGAGTTGTAGCGATCCATCCGCGGGCCGATGACGTACGCCGCCGTGAGGCCGGCGATGCCGCCCATCCCGTGCACGATCATGCCGCCCGCGAAGTCAGCGAAGCCGACTCCGCCGAGCGCGTCAGCGATGAAGCCGTTCGCCGCGCCGTCGTTAACCGCCAACAGGCCGCCGCCCCAGGTGAAGCCGGTGACCACGGGGTAGATGACCGCGGCCAGCAGGACCGTGTAGCTAACGTACGCACGGAGCTTCGCACGGCCGGCCACAGCGCCGGAGACGATCGTCGCGGCGGTCATGGCGAACACCGCGCCGAACAGCCAGCCGACCCAGTCGTTGACTGCGTTTGTCGTCATCGTGGCGTAGAGGTCGGCGACGGTGATACTCCCGCTGCTCGTCAGCGTGCCGACGACCGTAGAGAAGCCCGCACCGACGATAAAGAAGGCGAGAACGCCGACACTCCACGTCAGGAGGTTCTTCGTCAGCTGGTTCGCGACGTTCTTCGAGCGCACCTGGCCGGCCTCCAGCATCGCGAAGCCGGCGTGCATGAAGAAGATGAGGAAGGTGACCACCAGCACCCACATCAGGTTGATCCCCTCCGCCAGGACCGCGGGGTCGACTTGTAGGAGCGTCACTGTTCCACCTCAACCGATCCACAACTGTTCAGCAGTGCCGTGAATTCCGTGTCGTTCTGGTACATCTCGACGGTAGACGGGCCGATTTGGATATACATAAAGGTTGGAGTTGAAATATTCAACTTTCGGGTGGCCTATTCACACGGGCGTCGGATCTTCAGGTGAATATAGGTCATATAAGGATGTAACATCGTCACACGCGTGGCAATTGTTGCACTCGGAGTTGACGCACATAGTGACAGGCGAGAAATATATAAGGTGACGATCTGCCGGATCCGCCCGAAATACCTCGCGCGCGCTTCCGAGTTCAGCGATCGGTGCGGCGGCCGATTGTTCGAACCGATCCGTTCGCCGACGAGCGCCGATCAGGCGTCCAACTCGGATTCGCTCAACTCGGCGACGACTGATTCGGCGAGCGTCTCGAACGTCGCTTCCGCTGGCACCACGTCGACGGCGACGCCGTGTGATTCGGCCGTCTCGCGGGTTGGATGACCGATACAGCCGACTACGGCGTCGTTCACGCCCGCCAGCGCCTCCTCGCGAACGCCCCGCTCGTCGGCTGCGTCGAGGAAGTGCTCGACCGTGAGCGAGGAGGTGAAACACGCCCCGTCGAGGTCGCCGGCGGCGGCCGCTTCGACGGAGTCGCCGCTGCCCTCCGGCCGAACGAGTTCGTACAGCACCGTCTCGCGGACGGTCGCGCCGGCGTCGCGGAGGCCGTCGAGCAGCACCTGGCTCCCGTGGTCGGACCTGGCGACCTCGATCCGGACGCCGTCGACGCTCAGCGCGTCGAACGCGGCGACGAGGCCGGTCGAGGAGTACTCGTCCGGGATCAGATCGACCGGCCAGCCGGCCTCCCGGACCGCGTCGGCCGTCGAGGGGCCGATGCACGCGATCGCGGGCCCCTCGCCCGTTCTGGCGGTAGTTCCGTCTCGCCCGTCGCCGCCGACGTCGGCTGGCGACCACCCGGCCTCGTCCGCGAGTTCGACGCCCGTCTTCGAGGTGAACACGATCCAGTCGGCGCCCTCCGGCACCGCGCCGGTCGGTCGGATCGAAAGCATCGGGTCGGGGACGGCCTCGGCGCCGAGCGCAGCGAGCGTCTCGACCGCCTCGGTCAGCCGCTCGTCGTCGGGGCGGAACACCGCGACGCGCGGGCGGTCGGTCCCACCGGCGGCTCCGTCGCCGCCATCGGCGCTCATGCGCCGTCACCTCCGCCGTCCCCGGCGATACTCCCGACTGTATCGCCGTCGCCGCCGTCACCGTCGCCGGTGACGCCCGCGGTCGCGGCCGCGTCCCCACGACCGCGCAGTAACTCGATCACCCGGGCACGGGTCCCGGCGACCTCGCCGATCACGGTGATCGCGGGCGGCTCGATATCGGCGGCGTCGCGCACGTCGACGATGTCCGCGAGGGTTCCGGTCGCGACGCGCATCTCCGGCCACGTGCCGCGCTCGACGAGCGCGACGGGCGTCTCGGGGGCCATTCCGGCGTCGAGCAGTTCCGCGGTGTACAGCGGCAGCTTCCCGACGCCCATCAGCACGACGATGGTGCCGCCGGTGGCCGCGAGGGCCTCCCAGTCGACAGCCGACTCGTCTTTCGTCGGGTCCTCGTGGCCCGTGACGAACGAGACGGAGGAGGCGTGATCGCGGTGGGTGACCGGGATGCCGGCCACGCCCGGGGCGGCGATCGGCGAGGTGACGCCCGGGACGACCTCGAAGGGAACGCCGTGGTCGGCGAGGTGTTCGGCCTCCTCGCCGCCGCGGCCGAAGACGAACGGGTCGCCGCCCTTCAGGCGGACCACGTGGTTGCCGGCCTCAGCGAGCTCGACGAGCCGGTCGTTCGTGTACTCCTGGCTGGTCCGCTCGCCGCCGGCGCGCTTGCCCACGTCCTCGCGCTTGTCCTCGGGAATGGAGCCGAGGATTTCGGGGCCGGGGAGCTTGTCGTGGAGAACCACGTCCGCCTCGTCGATCAGACGGCGCGCCTTCAGCGTGAGCAGTTCCGGGTCGCCGGGTCCCGAACCGACCAGCGAGACGAAGCCGCCGCCGCGGTCGATTTCGTCGCCCGCGGCGTCGCCGTCGCGACTCATCTACGCGTCGCCCTCCTCCGCTCGCTTGGCGGTCTCGGTCTCGGCGGACCGCTTCGCGGCCTGGATGAGTTCGGCGGCCCCCTGTTCGCGCAACGAATCGGCGAACTCCGCGGCGGCCTCGCGGTGGGTGCGCAGCGGGAGATCGCGGTTCGCCGCCACCTCGGTGTCGCCGTCGGCAGACAGCACCCGGACGCGGGTGCTGACGTGTTCGCCCTGTACGAGCGCGTTGACGCCGATCGGGGCGATGCAGCCGCCGCCCAACTCCGAGAGCACGGTGCGCTCGACGCTGGTGGCGACGCGGGTCGGCTCGTGGTCCATCGCCGACCGGATCGCCTCGATCACGTCCGGGTCGCTCGCGGTGACGGCGACGGCGCCCTGGCCGGGGGCGGGGACGTGGTCCGCGCGGTCGAGGCGCTCGACCTCGTACTCGTCGCGGTAGAACAGGTCCGAACGCCGGAGACCGGCCTCCGCGAGCACGATCGCGTCGTACTCGTGGTCGACCTCGTGTTCGAGCGCGCCGCGCTGGAACTCGGTGAGGTCGTCGAACCACTCCTCGACGCTGCGCTCGTACTCGTCGTCGGTCTCCCGGAACTCCGCGGCCTCCCCCTTCTCGTTGGCCTCGGCCTCGACCCGGCGCTCGTGTTCGGCCTGCAAGTCCGGCGCGATCAGCTTCTGGATCCGTGTGTCGACGTTGCCGCGCAGCGGGAGCACCTCCAGGTCGGGCCGCTCGGCGAGCACCTGGGCCTTCCGGCGCAGCGAGGAGGTGCCGACGACCGAGCCGCGGGGGAGGTCCGCGAGGTCGCCGCCGTCGCGGGTGACGAGCGCGTCGCCGGCGGGCGCGCGCTCGCCGACGGCCGCGACGACGAGGCCGTCGGGCATCTCGGTGGGCATGTCCTTCAGCGAGTGGACCGCCGCGTCCACGTCGCCCGCGAGCACGTGTTCGTCGAGCGCGCGCACGAACGCGCCGGTGCGGCCGAGTTCGGTGATGAGCTCCTCGTCGAGTCGGTCGCCCCGCGTCTCCACCTCGACCAGCTCCACGTCGCGGCGGCGCGTCGAGATCTCGTCTCGGACGCCCGCCGCCTGTCGGAGCGCGAGGTCGGAGCCGCGGGTTGCGAGCCGCAGCGTCCCGGTTGTCATACCCGAAACTCCGGCGCGACCGGGGAAAACGGGTTCGCTTCGCCAACACGGCGGGACGGTGGACCGTCCCACGGCCACCCGCCGTCGGCCGCGTCGCAACCTTCGCCGGACCGGTACCGTTTTTATCGATCGAGGGAGTACCACCGAGTATGACAGCGAACGCCGTCGCTCACGTTCGCGACTCCTTCGAGCGACGCGTTCGCGGTGCCGCGGCCCGGAGCCGACCCTCCGCGCCGCGACGACCGGGCCGCTAGGCCCACACATCACCACTCCCTCGTCGGTCCGACCCGCTCGCGTTCCTCCGGGTAGCGTGCAGTCCGCGATTAATTTTCACAGACAGCAAACGCCGAATTTATGAGTGTCGGCGTTCGAGCGTGGAGTATGACAAAGCGCGTTGCACTCGCATTCAGCGGCGGACTCGACACGACCGTCTGCGTCCCACTCCTCGAGGAGGAGTACGGCTACGACGAGGTCGTCGGCGTCACCGTCGACGTGGGCCAGCCCGCCGAGGAGTTCGACGAGGCCGAGGAGACCGCCGAGGCGCTCGATCTGGAACACTACGTCGTCGACGCGAAGACCGAGTTCGCGGAGCTGTGTTTCGACTCCGTGCGCGCGAACGCGACGTATCAGGGCTACCCGCTCGGCACGGCGCTCGCGCGCCCGGTGATCGCGGAGGCCATTTTGCGGGTCGCCGAGGAGCACGACTGCGACGCCCTCGCACACGGCTGCACGGGCAAGGGGAACGACCAACTTCGCTTCGAGACCGTCTGGCGCGCCTCCGACAAGGAGGTCATCGCGCCCGTCCGCGAGCTCGGCCTCACGCGCGAGTGGGAGATCGAGTACGCAGACGAGAAGGACCTGCCCGTCGAGGGCGGCAACGAGGGGGCGTGGTCGATCGACACGAACCTCTGGTCGCGCTCGGTCGAGGGCGACGACCTCGAGGACCCCACCTACGTCCCGCCGGAGGACATCTACGACTGGACGACGACGCCCGGCGACGCGGAGGGCGAAGAGCTGGTCGAGGTCGGCTTCGAGATGGGCTACCCCGTGACGCTGAACGGTGAGGCGGTCGATTCGGTCTCGCTCATCGAGGAACTGAACGACCTCGCCGGTCAGTACGGCGTCGGCCGCACGGACATGATGGAAGACCGCATGCTCGGGCTGAAAGTGCGCGAGAACTACGAGCACCCCGCGGCGACCGTCCTCTTGACGGCACACGAGGCCCTCGAACAGCTCGTGTTCACCAAGGCCGAGCGCGACTTCAAGCAGCAGATCGACGACCAGTGGGCCCAGCAAGGGTACAAAGGGCTCGTCGACTCACCGCTCGTCAACTCCCTGGAGGGGTACCTTGACGCGGGCCAAGAGAAGGTCACCGGGACGGTCACCGTCAAGCTGCAGGGCGGGCAGTGCCGCCCCGTCGCCCGCGACTCCGAGTACGGCGTCTACTCCGAGTCGGCGGCGTCGTTCAACACGGAGACGGTCGACGGCATCGAGCAGGCCGACGCGACGGGCGTCGCGAAGTACCACGGCTTCCAAGAGCGCCTCGCGAACCGCGTGCTGGAGAACGTGAAGACCGGCGAGGACGGCGAGGAGGACGACGAGGGGGAGAAGCTGAAAGCCGACGGCGGCGAACCCACCGAGGAGTAACGCCGTGAGCGACGATCCGACGGACGCCGACGCTCAGCCAACCGCCGGCGACGCGACCGGCAGCGACGCGGACGGCGAGGCGGGATCCGCCGAGACCGTCGTCCGCCGCGACCGGTTCGCCGGGGGCCCCGCCCGCGGCTTCATGTCGAGCCTCGCGGCCGACGAGCGCATCTTCGCCGCCGACCTCGCGGTCGACCGCGCGCACACGGTGATGCTCGCGGAGCAGGGGATCGTCGGCGACGGCGAGGCCGCCGAGATCCTCTCGGGCCTCGACGCCGTCGAGGCCGCCGGCCACGCCGCACTCCCCGACGGCGAAGACGTCCACGAGGCCATCGAGTCGGGGGTCGTCGCCCAGGTCGGCGACGTCGGCGGGAAGATGCACACGGCTCGCTCGCGCAACGACGAAGTCGCCGCCTGCATCCGCTACCGGTATCGCGCGGACCTGCTCGATGCGGCCGAGGCGA contains:
- a CDS encoding uroporphyrinogen-III synthase, with amino-acid sequence MSADGGDGAAGGTDRPRVAVFRPDDERLTEAVETLAALGAEAVPDPMLSIRPTGAVPEGADWIVFTSKTGVELADEAGWSPADVGGDGRDGTTARTGEGPAIACIGPSTADAVREAGWPVDLIPDEYSSTGLVAAFDALSVDGVRIEVARSDHGSQVLLDGLRDAGATVRETVLYELVRPEGSGDSVEAAAAGDLDGACFTSSLTVEHFLDAADERGVREEALAGVNDAVVGCIGHPTRETAESHGVAVDVVPAEATFETLAESVVAELSESELDA
- the cobA gene encoding uroporphyrinogen-III C-methyltransferase; this encodes MSRDGDAAGDEIDRGGGFVSLVGSGPGDPELLTLKARRLIDEADVVLHDKLPGPEILGSIPEDKREDVGKRAGGERTSQEYTNDRLVELAEAGNHVVRLKGGDPFVFGRGGEEAEHLADHGVPFEVVPGVTSPIAAPGVAGIPVTHRDHASSVSFVTGHEDPTKDESAVDWEALAATGGTIVVLMGVGKLPLYTAELLDAGMAPETPVALVERGTWPEMRVATGTLADIVDVRDAADIEPPAITVIGEVAGTRARVIELLRGRGDAAATAGVTGDGDGGDGDTVGSIAGDGGGDGA
- the hemC gene encoding hydroxymethylbilane synthase — encoded protein: MTTGTLRLATRGSDLALRQAAGVRDEISTRRRDVELVEVETRGDRLDEELITELGRTGAFVRALDEHVLAGDVDAAVHSLKDMPTEMPDGLVVAAVGERAPAGDALVTRDGGDLADLPRGSVVGTSSLRRKAQVLAERPDLEVLPLRGNVDTRIQKLIAPDLQAEHERRVEAEANEKGEAAEFRETDDEYERSVEEWFDDLTEFQRGALEHEVDHEYDAIVLAEAGLRRSDLFYRDEYEVERLDRADHVPAPGQGAVAVTASDPDVIEAIRSAMDHEPTRVATSVERTVLSELGGGCIAPIGVNALVQGEHVSTRVRVLSADGDTEVAANRDLPLRTHREAAAEFADSLREQGAAELIQAAKRSAETETAKRAEEGDA
- a CDS encoding argininosuccinate synthase — translated: MTKRVALAFSGGLDTTVCVPLLEEEYGYDEVVGVTVDVGQPAEEFDEAEETAEALDLEHYVVDAKTEFAELCFDSVRANATYQGYPLGTALARPVIAEAILRVAEEHDCDALAHGCTGKGNDQLRFETVWRASDKEVIAPVRELGLTREWEIEYADEKDLPVEGGNEGAWSIDTNLWSRSVEGDDLEDPTYVPPEDIYDWTTTPGDAEGEELVEVGFEMGYPVTLNGEAVDSVSLIEELNDLAGQYGVGRTDMMEDRMLGLKVRENYEHPAATVLLTAHEALEQLVFTKAERDFKQQIDDQWAQQGYKGLVDSPLVNSLEGYLDAGQEKVTGTVTVKLQGGQCRPVARDSEYGVYSESAASFNTETVDGIEQADATGVAKYHGFQERLANRVLENVKTGEDGEEDDEGEKLKADGGEPTEE